In one window of Nakamurella sp. PAMC28650 DNA:
- a CDS encoding carbohydrate ABC transporter permease gives MTTPVIKRAAAPAARPDPQDHGTERARHGRLLVRVFGRQPIGIALTAPYAVFIGAIFAFPLGFAVWMSFHDYFFTAPRVSVPHPFVGFTNYKAALSDPDVLNSFVHVGVFLIINVPLTVVLSLGLAAALNQAIVGRTFFRVAYYVPYVTASVAVVGVWLFLFNSGGLVNTLLGPLAPSPSWLVNSFWAMPTIAIFVTWKQLGFFILLYLAALQNVPKELYESAATDGAGKWRSFTAVTIPGVRPATGLVVLLAIVTGANLFTEPYLLTSGGGPDKASTSPVLLMYQKGIEQGRPDVAAAIGVVLVIVVLVIALIGRRFTEGEK, from the coding sequence ATGACAACACCTGTCATCAAGCGGGCGGCGGCCCCCGCGGCCCGGCCGGATCCGCAGGATCACGGTACGGAAAGGGCCCGCCACGGTCGGCTGCTGGTCAGGGTCTTCGGCCGTCAGCCGATCGGGATCGCCCTCACCGCACCGTATGCCGTCTTCATCGGAGCGATCTTCGCATTCCCTCTGGGGTTCGCGGTGTGGATGTCCTTCCACGACTACTTCTTTACCGCACCCAGGGTCAGCGTGCCGCACCCGTTCGTCGGGTTCACTAACTACAAGGCGGCGCTCAGCGACCCCGACGTGCTCAATTCGTTTGTGCACGTTGGTGTCTTCCTGATCATCAACGTGCCGCTGACCGTGGTCCTGTCGCTCGGACTGGCCGCCGCACTGAACCAGGCGATCGTCGGGCGAACCTTCTTCCGGGTCGCCTACTACGTGCCCTACGTGACGGCGAGCGTGGCCGTGGTAGGCGTCTGGCTGTTCCTGTTCAATTCCGGCGGACTGGTCAACACCCTGCTGGGTCCGTTGGCGCCCAGCCCGTCCTGGCTGGTGAACTCGTTCTGGGCCATGCCGACGATCGCCATCTTCGTGACCTGGAAACAGCTGGGATTCTTCATCCTGCTCTATCTGGCGGCTCTGCAGAACGTGCCGAAGGAGCTGTACGAGTCTGCGGCCACCGACGGCGCGGGCAAATGGAGATCGTTCACCGCGGTGACGATTCCCGGAGTCCGACCGGCCACCGGTCTGGTGGTCCTGTTGGCCATCGTCACCGGTGCCAATCTGTTCACCGAGCCCTACCTGCTCACCTCTGGCGGTGGACCGGACAAGGCGTCGACCTCGCCGGTCCTGCTGATGTACCAGAAGGGCATCGAGCAGGGCAGGCCCGACGTTGCCGCCGCGATCGGGGTGGTGCTGGTGATCGTGGTGCTGGTCATCGCGTTGATCGGTCGACGGTTCACCGAGGGGGAGAAATGA
- a CDS encoding carbohydrate ABC transporter permease, with protein MTSPTQVEELRETSRGSKRKAGRGSRILTTVVLLIGALAFLFPFYYMVVGSLQKEPDTTLAGAFPSLSNITGHNFAQINGSIDLWRSLLNSGIFTGGVLLCTMVFGVLAGYALALLHFRGKGTVFGAMLLMQVVPFQLLMIPLYVLIARTYGLADNYLGMILPYAINSTAVFIFRQYFLQLPGELFDAARIDGANELRVLRSIALPLVRPALLTAVLLTFIGPWNEFLWPFLITKDQSKQPLAVSLANYISTVAASASNPFGAILAGAVVLAVPAVGLFVLFQRKFISTDLGSGVKG; from the coding sequence ATGACGAGCCCAACCCAGGTCGAGGAGCTGCGGGAAACCTCGAGGGGATCAAAGCGGAAGGCGGGTCGTGGCAGTCGCATCCTGACGACGGTCGTCCTGCTGATAGGGGCACTCGCCTTCCTGTTCCCCTTCTACTACATGGTCGTCGGCTCGCTGCAGAAGGAACCGGACACCACGCTGGCGGGCGCCTTTCCCAGCCTCTCCAACATCACCGGACACAATTTCGCCCAGATCAACGGATCCATCGACCTGTGGCGGTCGTTGCTGAACTCCGGCATCTTCACCGGGGGAGTACTGCTCTGCACCATGGTGTTCGGGGTGCTCGCGGGCTATGCACTGGCGCTGCTGCACTTTCGCGGCAAGGGAACGGTCTTCGGTGCGATGCTGCTGATGCAGGTGGTGCCGTTCCAGTTGCTGATGATTCCGCTGTACGTGCTCATCGCCCGCACCTACGGACTTGCCGACAACTATCTCGGCATGATTTTGCCGTACGCGATCAACTCGACTGCGGTTTTCATCTTCCGGCAGTACTTCCTGCAGCTGCCCGGGGAACTGTTCGACGCCGCGCGGATCGACGGGGCGAACGAGCTGAGGGTGCTGAGATCCATTGCCCTGCCGTTGGTCCGGCCTGCCCTGCTGACCGCGGTACTGTTGACCTTCATCGGGCCCTGGAACGAGTTCCTGTGGCCGTTCCTGATCACCAAGGACCAGAGCAAGCAGCCCCTCGCGGTGTCCCTGGCCAACTACATCTCCACCGTCGCGGCTTCGGCCTCGAACCCGTTCGGGGCCATCCTGGCCGGGGCGGTGGTGCTCGCCGTCCCGGCCGTCGGCCTGTTCGTCCTCTTCCAACGCAAGTTCATCTCCACCGATCTCGGATCAGGTGTGAAGGGATAG
- a CDS encoding glycosidase, which yields MTPEPGNPHEAEGVLNPASGCGPDGQLYLLPRLVAAGNVSRVGLATIDLVDGVPTGVSRLGVVLAPETGWEQSPSHSGVEDPRVTFVPMLGRFLMTYVAYGPLGPRPALATSVDLLTWNRLGPLHFEYQEQLHVDLNLIPNKDVVFFPEPVPGPGGELCFAALHRPMWDLDWIVPGAGSPLPTGVTDDRPGIWISYVPVAAAIQNVAAMTHLGSHRLVAMPEYDFEALKIGAGPPPIRVPEGWLLIHHGVSGDLVPGVDQQQAAHYAAGAMILSAGDPSVVLARTAKPLLAPAIGAEINGVVPNVVFPTAIEQIDGRTFVFYGMADSQIGVATLDRSEE from the coding sequence ATGACGCCGGAACCTGGCAACCCCCACGAGGCGGAGGGGGTGCTGAATCCGGCCAGTGGCTGTGGACCGGACGGACAGCTCTACCTTCTGCCCCGACTGGTCGCGGCCGGCAACGTCTCCCGGGTCGGTCTGGCCACGATCGACCTGGTGGACGGTGTTCCGACCGGGGTGTCCCGACTCGGAGTGGTGCTCGCACCGGAAACCGGTTGGGAGCAGAGTCCGAGCCACAGCGGCGTCGAGGATCCACGGGTCACCTTCGTCCCGATGCTGGGCAGGTTCCTGATGACCTATGTGGCCTACGGTCCGCTCGGTCCGCGTCCGGCGCTGGCGACGTCGGTGGACCTGCTGACGTGGAACCGGCTGGGCCCTCTGCACTTCGAGTACCAGGAGCAGCTCCACGTCGACCTGAATCTGATCCCGAACAAGGACGTCGTCTTCTTCCCGGAACCGGTCCCGGGACCGGGTGGCGAGCTGTGTTTCGCCGCCCTGCACCGACCGATGTGGGACCTGGACTGGATCGTGCCCGGCGCCGGGTCGCCACTGCCGACCGGGGTCACGGATGACCGTCCGGGAATCTGGATCTCCTACGTCCCGGTCGCAGCGGCGATCCAGAATGTCGCCGCCATGACCCACCTCGGCAGCCATCGGCTCGTGGCGATGCCGGAGTACGACTTCGAGGCACTGAAGATCGGCGCCGGGCCACCTCCGATCCGCGTCCCGGAGGGCTGGTTGCTGATTCACCACGGGGTGTCGGGCGACCTCGTGCCGGGAGTGGACCAGCAGCAGGCCGCTCACTACGCCGCCGGCGCGATGATCCTGTCGGCCGGGGATCCGTCGGTCGTCCTGGCCAGGACGGCGAAGCCCCTCCTGGCACCTGCGATCGGGGCCGAGATCAACGGCGTGGTACCCAATGTCGTCTTCCCGACGGCGATCGAGCAGATCGACGGCAGGACCTTCGTCTTCTACGGCATGGCTGATTCGCAGATCGGTGTGGCCACACTCGACCGCTCGGAGGAATGA
- a CDS encoding MarR family winged helix-turn-helix transcriptional regulator, translated as MSAPGSETSPERADDEPPWLSDHERDTWLEVATIALQLPGLLDAQLQRDADLGLFDYMVLSWLSMAPNRRIRMGELARLARGSMSRLSNVVKRLEERGLVGRAPDPTNGRYTIAMLTDAGLARVVSAAPGHVRAVRRYVLDPLTTEQTTALQEIGGRIAERMRGGPDQDVPVTSSADER; from the coding sequence ATGTCTGCACCCGGCTCCGAGACCAGCCCGGAGCGCGCCGACGACGAACCGCCCTGGCTGTCTGACCACGAACGGGACACCTGGCTCGAGGTCGCGACCATCGCCCTCCAGCTGCCGGGCCTGTTGGATGCCCAACTTCAGCGGGACGCAGACCTGGGGCTGTTCGACTACATGGTCCTGTCCTGGCTGTCGATGGCCCCGAACCGCAGGATTCGGATGGGCGAACTGGCCCGGCTGGCGCGGGGATCGATGTCACGTCTCTCCAACGTCGTGAAACGGCTCGAAGAGCGAGGGTTGGTGGGACGGGCGCCCGACCCGACCAACGGCCGCTACACCATCGCGATGCTCACGGATGCCGGCCTGGCCAGGGTGGTGTCTGCCGCGCCCGGCCACGTCCGGGCCGTCCGGCGCTACGTTCTGGATCCCCTGACCACCGAGCAGACCACCGCCCTGCAGGAGATCGGCGGTCGTATCGCCGAACGCATGCGCGGCGGTCCCGACCAGGATGTCCCGGTCACGTCGTCCGCCGACGAACGGTAG
- a CDS encoding FMN-dependent NADH-azoreductase, with the protein MALFRLDASIRVEGSAGREIADIVVEEWLAVHPGDLIVRRHIGVDVLPADAWPHAVSAMFVPEPGRSPEQRAAAALAATLLDELLSADAVVLAVPLYNFGVSQHVKTWIDLIITDPRAAAGEPPPLAGKKVVLCTVRGGAYGAGTPREGWDHSTGYLRRIIADVWGAELTVVERDFTLVGVNPALDGFKDMAAAMHEEALAAAQQAGKALAVMA; encoded by the coding sequence ATGGCCTTGTTCCGGTTGGACGCCAGCATCCGTGTCGAGGGCTCTGCGGGCCGGGAAATCGCCGATATCGTGGTCGAGGAGTGGCTGGCGGTGCATCCCGGCGATCTGATCGTGCGCCGGCACATCGGCGTCGACGTGCTGCCCGCCGATGCCTGGCCGCATGCGGTCAGCGCCATGTTCGTTCCAGAACCCGGTCGTAGTCCGGAGCAGAGAGCCGCCGCTGCGTTGGCTGCAACGCTGCTGGACGAGTTGCTGTCCGCCGATGCTGTCGTGCTGGCCGTTCCGCTCTACAACTTCGGCGTCTCGCAGCACGTCAAGACCTGGATCGATCTGATCATCACCGATCCCCGAGCCGCAGCCGGAGAGCCACCTCCATTGGCAGGCAAGAAGGTCGTGCTCTGCACGGTGCGCGGCGGCGCTTATGGGGCCGGCACCCCCCGCGAGGGGTGGGATCACTCCACCGGCTACCTGCGACGCATCATCGCCGACGTCTGGGGAGCCGAGTTGACCGTCGTGGAACGCGATTTCACCCTCGTCGGTGTCAACCCCGCCCTGGACGGCTTCAAAGACATGGCCGCTGCCATGCACGAGGAAGCGCTGGCCGCGGCCCAGCAGGCCGGCAAGGCTCTCGCCGTGATGGCCTGA
- a CDS encoding DUF1707 domain-containing protein — MFANDLADWERTVTTPRIRAADADRQKSVDRLARHFAEGRLDAYEYDERVRRAYASVYMDELPELFGDLPPEPIQAQAYETAWQQGYGPVDRRRSSGLRRTRPPARAGRMLVFALLTLMTIAAVAHGFFFPFPLIWIALFGLHSGRHGDRRFGPGPGPGR, encoded by the coding sequence GTGTTCGCCAACGACCTCGCCGACTGGGAGCGCACTGTGACCACACCCCGGATTCGGGCCGCCGACGCCGACCGCCAGAAGTCGGTCGACCGTCTCGCCCGTCACTTCGCCGAAGGCCGGCTCGATGCCTACGAATACGACGAGCGGGTACGCCGCGCCTACGCAAGCGTCTACATGGACGAGCTACCAGAGCTTTTCGGCGATCTGCCACCGGAGCCGATCCAGGCCCAAGCCTACGAGACGGCCTGGCAGCAGGGCTACGGTCCCGTCGACCGGCGCCGTTCCAGCGGTCTCCGCCGGACCCGACCGCCGGCGCGAGCAGGCCGGATGCTGGTGTTCGCACTTCTGACGCTGATGACGATCGCAGCGGTCGCTCATGGCTTCTTCTTCCCGTTCCCGCTGATCTGGATTGCCCTGTTCGGGCTGCACTCCGGCCGGCACGGGGATCGTCGGTTCGGACCCGGACCCGGACCCGGACGCTGA
- a CDS encoding bifunctional diguanylate cyclase/phosphodiesterase, protein MPNDDFASAAVKEMNLPLTKVLIEFADILGTDFSIPIILDHLVKRIVDILPVTGVGVMLMGEGQELHFVAASDHKVMSIETLQNELIEGPCLAAYRTGERVSVPDLSSDQQFANFSPRALEAGLAAVFTFPLRLGGRRLGALDLYRDTPGELNDDDLQIAQILADVASGYLMNALTRQDASAKAAQLRHQNLHDPLTGLPNRTLFAELLDHAVERARSSQQVAAVLFVDLDGFKFVNDTHGHHVGDELLMAVATRVSGLLRPEDTLSRQGGDEFVALCENLATAADAEVTAQRITAALAEPFDLPSTQVVVSASVGIAFSGPGQDLPATLLRDADFAMYQAKNSGGGRHHVSDPTARLAAEHRTELDRDLRTAERLGQLFLAYQPIISLRTGLLTGVEALLRWQHPQRGLVMPDVTIPSAERTGLISPIGQWVLRQACDDLVRWRREGTAVGQVAVNVSAQQVMGSSFVKTVASVLSETGADPGRLCLEVTESLFLSDTERAARVLHEVKDLGVRLSLDDFGTGYSSLSYLQHFPVDIVKIDRSFTAKMTKDKATKSIVRAVIELSHVMDKSVVAEGVETTADLQEITELGADYAQGFYFSRPVSRDKISTYVQRQA, encoded by the coding sequence ATGCCGAACGATGATTTCGCCTCTGCAGCCGTCAAGGAGATGAACCTGCCCCTGACGAAAGTGCTGATCGAGTTCGCCGACATCCTGGGGACAGATTTCTCCATTCCGATCATCCTTGATCATCTGGTCAAGCGGATCGTCGACATCCTTCCTGTCACGGGCGTCGGGGTGATGCTGATGGGTGAGGGGCAGGAGCTCCATTTCGTGGCGGCCAGCGACCACAAGGTCATGTCGATCGAGACGTTGCAGAACGAACTGATCGAGGGTCCCTGCCTTGCCGCCTACCGCACCGGAGAACGGGTTTCGGTGCCCGACCTGAGTTCGGACCAGCAATTCGCGAACTTCTCGCCGCGAGCTCTCGAAGCCGGCCTGGCCGCAGTCTTCACCTTCCCACTACGCCTGGGCGGCCGGCGCCTGGGCGCACTGGACCTCTACCGCGATACACCTGGAGAGCTCAACGACGACGACCTGCAGATCGCCCAGATCCTCGCCGACGTGGCCTCCGGGTATCTGATGAACGCCCTGACCCGTCAGGACGCCTCCGCCAAGGCGGCCCAGCTCCGGCACCAGAATCTGCACGACCCGCTGACCGGGTTGCCCAACCGGACCCTGTTCGCCGAACTGCTGGACCACGCCGTAGAGCGTGCGCGTTCTTCGCAGCAGGTTGCCGCGGTGCTGTTCGTGGACCTGGACGGCTTCAAGTTCGTCAACGACACGCACGGCCACCATGTCGGCGACGAGTTGCTGATGGCCGTGGCCACCCGGGTGTCAGGATTGTTGCGTCCCGAGGACACCCTGTCCCGGCAGGGCGGTGATGAATTCGTGGCACTGTGCGAGAACCTCGCCACTGCAGCGGATGCGGAGGTCACAGCGCAGCGGATCACCGCCGCACTGGCGGAACCGTTCGATCTGCCGAGCACGCAGGTCGTCGTGTCCGCGAGTGTCGGCATCGCCTTCTCGGGACCTGGCCAGGACCTACCCGCGACGCTGCTCCGCGACGCAGACTTCGCCATGTACCAGGCCAAGAACAGCGGGGGTGGCCGGCACCACGTCAGCGACCCGACGGCACGGCTGGCCGCCGAGCACCGCACCGAACTGGACCGAGACCTGAGGACGGCAGAACGTCTCGGTCAGCTGTTCCTGGCCTACCAACCGATCATCTCCCTGAGGACCGGTCTCCTGACCGGGGTGGAGGCGTTGCTTCGTTGGCAACATCCGCAGCGCGGTCTGGTCATGCCCGACGTGACGATCCCGAGCGCCGAGCGCACCGGCCTGATTTCACCGATCGGGCAATGGGTTCTGCGCCAGGCTTGCGACGACCTGGTGCGGTGGAGACGAGAGGGAACGGCGGTCGGACAGGTGGCAGTGAACGTATCCGCCCAGCAGGTGATGGGCTCGTCATTCGTCAAGACCGTCGCTTCGGTGTTGTCGGAGACCGGGGCAGACCCCGGACGTCTGTGCTTGGAGGTCACCGAAAGTCTGTTTCTGAGCGATACCGAACGTGCGGCCCGCGTCCTCCACGAGGTCAAGGACCTGGGCGTGCGATTGTCGTTGGACGATTTCGGTACCGGCTATTCCTCGTTGAGCTATCTGCAGCACTTCCCGGTCGACATCGTGAAGATCGACCGGAGCTTCACCGCCAAGATGACCAAGGACAAGGCGACCAAATCGATCGTGCGCGCAGTCATCGAATTGAGTCACGTGATGGACAAGAGCGTCGTGGCCGAAGGGGTGGAGACCACGGCGGATCTGCAGGAGATCACCGAGCTGGGCGCCGACTACGCCCAGGGTTTCTACTTCAGCCGGCCGGTCAGCAGGGACAAGATCTCGACCTATGTCCAACGGCAGGCCTGA
- a CDS encoding GAF domain-containing protein, with protein sequence MGNHDGRLQTRSAAHYLDEGRTSARLQTTLALAARTLGFPTAMINILDQSTRNTINLIGTGAAAVSPREEVLCDVVVTSGRPLEVPDARADARFVGLPGVIRGEVGCYLGVPLAGRESFVIGTLCVIDPRSRTIDSDLTSRLVEFGKIVEDQLDLVRRLDEQRIDGQVAVAELVAAIDQDQIIPWYQPIVHLPSGRTVGFEALARWQHSSGQIHDSKQFVPWPRTPT encoded by the coding sequence GTGGGCAACCACGATGGCAGGCTGCAGACCCGCTCGGCCGCCCACTATTTGGACGAGGGTCGCACCTCCGCCCGATTGCAGACCACGTTGGCACTGGCCGCTCGGACCCTGGGCTTTCCGACTGCGATGATCAACATCCTGGATCAGAGCACCCGAAACACCATCAACCTGATCGGAACCGGCGCTGCGGCGGTTTCGCCGCGGGAAGAGGTGCTCTGTGACGTGGTGGTCACGTCCGGCCGGCCGTTGGAGGTACCGGACGCACGGGCAGATGCACGGTTCGTCGGCCTGCCGGGCGTCATCAGGGGTGAGGTCGGCTGCTACCTGGGCGTTCCCCTGGCGGGCCGCGAGTCGTTCGTGATCGGGACGTTGTGCGTGATCGACCCGCGTTCCCGCACCATCGATTCCGACCTGACCAGCCGGCTCGTGGAATTCGGCAAGATCGTCGAGGACCAACTGGACCTGGTCCGCCGCCTGGATGAACAGCGCATCGACGGGCAGGTGGCCGTCGCCGAGCTGGTGGCCGCGATCGACCAGGACCAGATCATCCCGTGGTACCAACCGATCGTCCACCTGCCGTCCGGCCGGACGGTCGGGTTCGAGGCCTTGGCCAGGTGGCAACACTCGTCCGGCCAGATCCACGACTCGAAACAGTTCGTCCCCTGGCCGAGGACACCGACCTGA
- a CDS encoding EAL domain-containing protein, whose translation MATLVRPDPRLETVRPLAEDTDLIVDLDLLVMRRAVADLRRWQEINPDLRVNVNLSSRHFNHHGTAAAINDAVLQAGVSPAAVGLEITETTRLNPARAAQVLGELREAGFGVWLDDFGTGWSALDYLLRLPVSGVKIDRAVSIALGSRLGNALTRAVTGLAAELHLVTTIEGIEKPQHTALAYELGCDYAQGYLWSAPQPACAIDDSLTTAELP comes from the coding sequence GTGGCAACACTCGTCCGGCCAGATCCACGACTCGAAACAGTTCGTCCCCTGGCCGAGGACACCGACCTGATCGTCGATCTGGATCTGCTGGTGATGCGACGCGCCGTGGCGGATCTTCGACGCTGGCAGGAGATCAATCCCGATCTCCGGGTCAATGTCAACCTTTCCAGTCGGCACTTCAACCACCACGGGACCGCCGCAGCGATCAACGACGCCGTTCTCCAGGCCGGGGTGTCCCCGGCGGCAGTGGGTCTGGAGATCACCGAGACGACCCGGCTCAATCCGGCCCGTGCCGCTCAGGTGCTCGGCGAGTTGCGCGAAGCGGGATTCGGGGTGTGGCTGGACGACTTCGGTACCGGCTGGTCCGCCCTGGACTACCTGCTGCGACTACCGGTGAGCGGCGTCAAGATCGACCGCGCCGTCTCCATCGCGCTCGGCAGCCGACTGGGCAATGCGCTGACCCGTGCCGTCACCGGCCTGGCCGCCGAATTGCATCTGGTCACCACCATCGAAGGAATTGAAAAGCCCCAACATACTGCCCTGGCCTACGAACTGGGCTGTGACTACGCCCAGGGCTACCTGTGGTCGGCGCCCCAGCCCGCCTGCGCCATCGACGACAGCCTGACCACAGCGGAACTGCCCTGA
- a CDS encoding TetR/AcrR family transcriptional regulator, with protein MTATSTVENRGERRRARTRAALVAAARELLAREDGTESSIQEITDLADVGFGSFYNHFPAKTDLFDTAIAETLEEHGAMLDELTADIDDPAEVFATSVRLTARLPKTHPQMARIIRNTGATYLAAETGLAPRARRDILAARDSGRFTVGDPVVALACVGGALLGVLNLAAASTTSKAVDRAADQLALNLLSMFDVPREDAERICSRHLPTISGRPRSG; from the coding sequence ATGACTGCGACCAGCACCGTGGAAAACCGGGGCGAGCGTCGGCGGGCGCGCACCCGCGCGGCTCTCGTCGCAGCAGCCCGCGAGCTGTTGGCCCGCGAGGACGGCACCGAGTCGAGCATCCAGGAAATCACCGATCTTGCCGATGTCGGCTTCGGCTCCTTCTACAACCACTTCCCCGCGAAGACCGACCTCTTCGACACCGCGATCGCCGAGACGCTCGAGGAACACGGCGCCATGCTCGACGAGCTGACCGCCGACATCGATGACCCCGCCGAGGTTTTCGCCACCAGCGTCCGGTTGACCGCACGGCTGCCCAAGACACATCCGCAGATGGCCAGAATCATCCGCAACACCGGCGCCACCTACCTGGCCGCCGAGACCGGCCTCGCGCCGCGCGCCCGCCGCGACATCCTGGCCGCCCGCGACTCAGGTCGCTTCACGGTGGGCGATCCCGTGGTCGCGCTGGCCTGCGTCGGCGGCGCCTTGCTGGGCGTCCTGAACCTCGCCGCCGCGAGCACCACCTCGAAGGCCGTCGATCGGGCGGCCGACCAACTCGCGCTCAATCTTCTCTCGATGTTCGACGTTCCACGCGAGGACGCCGAGCGCATCTGCTCCCGGCACCTACCTACCATCTCCGGCCGGCCCCGGTCCGGCTGA
- a CDS encoding VOC family protein yields MVTTPTAEADARNIHRDLHSEQGAVRGERPDRDRNPVIKVEDLAWLEFEKPDLDRAEKFAHDFGFTTVARTPDSVSLRGALAGSQCLVIRRGTESRFVAPVFRAADRADLDRLARANDAIARPLTGPGGGAVLDLHDPSGSLLRVVAGIDDLSAQPLVAPLTINVSGSVLRTNAVQRPQIAPAQVQRLGHVVLETTSFQRSLDWYQHNLGLIVSDFLFFPGQRQRGPTMAFIRCDRGDAPSDHHTLAMHLGPSCRYIHSAYQVADLDAIAAGGRYLAEQGYRHAWGIGRHIQGSQIFDYWRDPDRFMVEHFTDGDMFDSSVEAGWAPMTASGLSQWGPPVTRDFLDATPSPRLVRELVRALRDGNNEFDLRRLVGLLKVATS; encoded by the coding sequence ATGGTGACCACTCCCACGGCGGAGGCCGATGCACGGAACATCCACCGCGACCTGCACAGCGAGCAGGGTGCGGTGCGTGGCGAGCGACCGGACCGCGACCGCAATCCGGTGATCAAGGTGGAGGACCTGGCCTGGCTGGAGTTCGAGAAGCCGGATCTGGACCGGGCCGAGAAGTTCGCCCACGACTTCGGTTTCACGACGGTCGCGCGCACGCCTGATTCCGTCTCGTTGCGCGGAGCGCTCGCCGGCAGCCAATGCCTGGTCATCCGCCGGGGGACTGAATCACGCTTCGTCGCGCCGGTGTTCCGTGCGGCCGACCGCGCGGATCTCGACCGGCTGGCCCGCGCGAACGACGCGATCGCCCGGCCGCTGACCGGGCCGGGCGGCGGCGCGGTTCTGGATCTTCACGACCCGTCAGGTTCCCTGCTCCGGGTGGTCGCCGGAATCGACGACCTCTCGGCCCAGCCCCTCGTCGCTCCGTTGACCATCAACGTCAGCGGCTCAGTTCTGCGGACGAACGCCGTGCAGCGGCCGCAGATCGCGCCGGCCCAGGTCCAGCGACTGGGTCATGTCGTCCTGGAGACGACGTCCTTCCAGCGCTCGCTGGACTGGTACCAGCACAATCTCGGGCTGATCGTCAGCGATTTCCTGTTCTTCCCCGGCCAACGCCAACGCGGCCCGACGATGGCCTTCATCCGTTGCGACCGCGGCGATGCCCCGTCCGATCACCACACCCTTGCAATGCACCTGGGTCCCAGCTGCCGCTACATCCATTCCGCCTACCAGGTCGCCGATCTCGACGCGATCGCCGCGGGTGGCCGCTATCTCGCCGAACAGGGCTATCGCCATGCCTGGGGCATCGGTCGCCACATCCAGGGCAGCCAGATCTTCGACTACTGGCGCGATCCCGACCGTTTCATGGTCGAACACTTCACCGACGGCGACATGTTCGACTCCTCCGTCGAAGCCGGCTGGGCTCCGATGACCGCCAGCGGACTCTCGCAATGGGGTCCGCCCGTCACCCGTGATTTCCTCGACGCCACGCCCTCGCCCCGCCTCGTCCGCGAACTCGTCCGGGCTCTCCGCGACGGCAACAACGAATTCGACCTCCGCCGACTCGTCGGCCTGCTGAAAGTAGCCACCTCATGA
- a CDS encoding fumarylacetoacetate hydrolase family protein encodes MSISILRTADDWWVETADGAIRIDTAATTTAALLADRSAITGATGPTTAVRDLELLSPVTAPCRVVAQMVNFRSHALDSHIDPDRVPTTFFRKTSGSISGPFDDIRTPTHVRLLDYEVEIGLVFGAEVPVGTRITQANLADYVAGIVITNDVSARDLQLPKTQFYESKSYPTFTPVGPRLVLLDAAELARFGELRLRTWVNGEIRQDRTAADMIVRPVGALEVLTGFQRLSPGDILLTGTPGGTALSAPPKPIELIGNLLPPHLKWKTFFKRQATNPKYLHDGDVVELAVATADGAIDLGRQRTTVRGA; translated from the coding sequence ATGAGCATCAGCATTCTGCGCACCGCCGACGACTGGTGGGTCGAGACCGCTGACGGTGCAATTCGTATCGACACCGCGGCCACCACGACCGCTGCGCTGCTGGCGGACCGGTCGGCGATCACCGGGGCCACGGGGCCGACCACGGCAGTGCGGGATCTCGAACTGCTGTCACCGGTCACCGCGCCCTGCCGGGTCGTGGCACAGATGGTCAACTTCCGCTCGCACGCGCTCGACTCCCACATCGACCCCGACCGGGTACCGACCACCTTCTTCCGCAAGACCTCCGGTTCGATCAGCGGCCCGTTCGACGACATCCGTACCCCGACGCACGTGCGTCTGCTCGACTACGAGGTCGAGATCGGTCTCGTCTTCGGTGCAGAGGTTCCCGTGGGCACCAGGATCACCCAGGCCAACCTCGCCGACTACGTGGCCGGCATCGTGATCACCAACGACGTCAGTGCTCGCGACCTCCAGCTGCCCAAAACCCAGTTCTACGAGTCGAAGTCGTATCCGACCTTCACCCCCGTCGGCCCCCGGCTGGTGCTGCTGGACGCCGCCGAACTGGCCCGCTTCGGCGAGCTCCGCCTGCGGACCTGGGTCAACGGCGAGATCCGCCAGGACCGGACGGCGGCCGACATGATCGTCCGGCCGGTGGGAGCGCTCGAGGTGCTCACGGGGTTCCAGCGACTCTCACCCGGCGATATTCTGCTCACCGGCACACCGGGTGGCACCGCCCTGAGCGCACCGCCGAAGCCGATCGAACTGATCGGCAACCTGCTGCCGCCGCATCTGAAGTGGAAGACGTTCTTCAAGCGCCAGGCCACGAATCCGAAGTACCTGCACGACGGCGATGTCGTGGAGCTCGCGGTGGCGACCGCCGACGGAGCCATCGATCTCGGTCGGCAGCGGACGACGGTCCGCGGAGCATGA